In Candidatus Rokuibacteriota bacterium, the genomic window GACGCTCAGCGCCCGCATCGAGGCGCTCGACGCGAAAGAGTCCGGTCAGGCCGACGGCGGTGAGAAGGCCAAGCCCGCGCTGGGCCTCGCCGTGCAGCCGCTGACGCCGGGCCTCGCCCAGCAGCTGGGCGTGCGCGCGACCCAGGGCCTCGTGGTCCAGCGTGTCGAGGAGGGCAGCCCCGC contains:
- a CDS encoding PDZ domain-containing protein, with product MLPTLSPAERAGLKSGDIITEYDGRKVERASDLPRAVAGTPVGRGVRLSVIRDGKPVTLSARIEALDAKESGQADGGEKAKPALGLAVQPLTPGLAQQLGVRATQGLVVQRVEEGSPA